CCTTAGCTAGTGTTATAATTAGATTAAAGGTAAAGGGTATATCTGAAATGGGTAGAAGTACTCAAGGAGTAAAATTAATGAGAATAAATGATGATGATAAGGTAATGGCAGTGGCAAAATATGTGGAAGAAGAATAAGCATACTCTAGAGTATGCTTATTCTTTACTTTGAAATGGTCTTATTATAGAATGTATATAAATTATATTATATTTAATCTTGAGGGGGTGGAAAATTGTGGCTTTAGATATGAAAATTAATTTTGATGAAGGGAAAAAAACTTGGATAATAGAACCTAAGGGAGAAGTAGATATCTACACTTCACCAAAGTTTAAAGAAGTCTTAACTAATGCGTTGAAAGATAAAAAAGGTGACATAATGATAAAAGGAGAAAACCTTAATTATCTAGATAGTACAGGATTAGGAGTTTTAATAAGTATATTGAAAAATACAAAGGAAATGGAACATGACATTATTATGACTGACATAAAACCAAATATTAAAAAGTTGTTTGATATTACTGGTTTAGATAAGGTATTTATA
The sequence above is a segment of the Tissierellales bacterium genome. Coding sequences within it:
- a CDS encoding STAS domain-containing protein, which produces MALDMKINFDEGKKTWIIEPKGEVDIYTSPKFKEVLTNALKDKKGDIMIKGENLNYLDSTGLGVLISILKNTKEMEHDIIMTDIKPNIKKLFDITGLDKVFIIKE